The following are encoded in a window of Rubellicoccus peritrichatus genomic DNA:
- the pdhA gene encoding pyruvate dehydrogenase (acetyl-transferring) E1 component subunit alpha: MSEAETETELYPGQEDELSIEELAKTEVNARLTPKDKLSMFTDMVRIRAFEARSLRAYQQGKMGGFLHLYEGQEAVAVGTVGLMGKDDHVITAYRDHGHALAVGMSMNECMAEMFGKATGCSKGKGGSMHFFAPDKNYWGGHGIVGGQVPLGTGLAFALKYKGKKGCCLTFMGDGAVNQGAVHEAFNLAGLWDLPVVFVIENNKYSMGTSQARSSAYEQFLAKRGEGYGMEWGIVNGNNLYDVREKTAQAMKKAHEESKPTILEMFTYRYRGHSVADANAEKYRDKSEIQDYKTQRDPITLFREILKNEGHITDAKAKNIEKAARAEAEKAFEFADKSPFPNPEAILEDTYWSLDNKGSNEEIDELNQGRVIFEDGGIFDKD, from the coding sequence GTGAGCGAAGCAGAAACAGAAACAGAACTTTATCCAGGTCAGGAGGACGAACTCTCAATCGAAGAGCTCGCCAAGACCGAAGTCAACGCACGCCTGACGCCCAAGGACAAGCTGAGCATGTTTACGGATATGGTGCGGATTCGTGCCTTCGAAGCCCGCAGTCTTCGTGCTTATCAACAGGGTAAAATGGGAGGCTTTCTTCACCTTTACGAAGGCCAGGAAGCCGTTGCCGTCGGAACCGTCGGCCTGATGGGTAAAGACGACCATGTCATCACAGCCTATCGCGACCATGGTCACGCTCTTGCTGTTGGCATGAGCATGAATGAGTGTATGGCCGAGATGTTTGGTAAGGCCACCGGTTGCTCCAAGGGCAAAGGCGGCTCGATGCACTTTTTCGCACCCGACAAGAATTACTGGGGCGGCCACGGTATCGTCGGTGGGCAGGTTCCTCTCGGCACCGGACTCGCTTTTGCCCTCAAATATAAAGGCAAAAAAGGCTGCTGCCTGACATTCATGGGCGATGGTGCAGTCAATCAGGGTGCCGTGCACGAAGCTTTCAATCTTGCCGGCTTGTGGGACTTGCCCGTGGTTTTCGTCATTGAAAACAACAAGTATTCGATGGGCACAAGCCAGGCGCGTTCCAGTGCTTATGAACAGTTCCTTGCCAAACGCGGCGAAGGCTATGGCATGGAATGGGGCATCGTGAACGGGAACAACCTCTACGATGTTCGTGAGAAGACCGCTCAAGCCATGAAGAAGGCTCATGAGGAAAGTAAGCCAACGATCCTTGAAATGTTCACTTATCGTTACCGCGGACACAGTGTGGCTGACGCCAACGCAGAAAAATACCGCGATAAGTCTGAGATTCAGGACTACAAAACGCAACGCGACCCGATCACGCTCTTCCGCGAAATCCTGAAGAACGAAGGCCATATCACCGACGCGAAGGCAAAGAATATTGAAAAAGCTGCCCGTGCCGAAGCCGAGAAGGCTTTCGAGTTCGCAGACAAGAGCCCCTTCCCCAACCCGGAGGCGATTCTTGAAGACACTTACTGGAGCCTCGATAACAAGGGGTCCAACGAAGAGATCGACGAACTCAACCAGGGGCGCGTCATCTTCGAAGACGGGGGTATTTTCGACAAGGACTGA
- a CDS encoding NUDIX hydrolase, protein MNLPFKISVLVFLHSEDGKLLMIERRKAPNMGCWSPIGGKLEMDRGESPFECAIREVGEEAELSITKEDLHLWGYVSEKHFEGEKHWLMFMFDCKKPLKELPKTIDEGNFAFYTREEIDEIKVPPTDRDLIWPYYDSHRDGFIALRADCHPEKDLKIVVEESIGI, encoded by the coding sequence ATGAATCTTCCTTTCAAAATATCGGTCCTGGTCTTTCTTCATTCAGAGGATGGCAAACTGCTGATGATCGAACGTCGCAAGGCACCGAATATGGGCTGCTGGAGTCCGATTGGTGGCAAGCTGGAAATGGATCGCGGGGAAAGTCCATTCGAGTGTGCGATTCGGGAGGTTGGCGAAGAAGCCGAACTGTCGATTACAAAGGAAGACCTGCACCTCTGGGGCTATGTTTCGGAAAAGCACTTTGAAGGCGAAAAGCACTGGCTGATGTTCATGTTTGACTGCAAAAAGCCACTGAAGGAGCTGCCCAAAACGATCGACGAAGGCAATTTCGCATTCTACACCCGAGAAGAAATTGACGAAATCAAGGTGCCACCGACGGATCGGGATTTGATTTGGCCGTATTATGACTCCCACCGCGATGGCTTTATTGCTCTCCGAGCGGATTGTCACCCGGAGAAGGATTTGAAAATCGTGGTGGAAGAATCCATCGGGATTTAA
- a CDS encoding pyruvate carboxylase yields MKKLLAANRSEIAVRIFRSATELGCRTVAIYANEDRFGVHRFKADESYLVGQGKGPVAAYLDIESIVDLAKAKGVDLVHPGYGFLSENAHFAEACEKNGITFVGPSPELLARMGDKIEARKIADQAKVPTLPGTEDPIADPDEALKTAKKIGFPLIIKAAFGGGGRGMRVVKDPKDLKASLEEAQGEAQRAFGNSAVFLERYIERAKHIEVQILGDKQGNVVHLHERDCSVQRRHQKVVEIAPSIGLPDDVRSALCDAAVQIAKSIGYYSAGTVEFLYDLDTDEWFFIEMNPRIQVEHTVTEVITGIDIVRSQVLIAQGHSLFSDEVGIPQQGDIPRNGVAIQARITTEDPEKNFAPDYGKIVNYRSAAGFGIRLDGAMGDTGSVITPYYDSLLVKLTASASSFELAIQRMDRALSEMRIRGVKTNIPFIENVINHPIFSSGKATTTLIDTSKDLFKFKRRRDRATKLLKLLGQTIVNGNDQVKGRPVPTMDLPVIIPEHDHTNKLPKGTKDYLTKYGPEKFAEWTRKQKKLLVTDTTMRDAHQSLLAARMRSYDQLLVADAVAQRAGDLYSLECWGGATFDTSMRFLHENPFKRLRRLRERIPNVCFQMLLRGANGVGYSNYPDNVIRGFIKHSAESGMDIFRVFDSLNYLPNLKVAMESIRKDTNSVCEGTICYTGDILDPKRDKYSLKYYVDMAKELEKMGAHILALKDMSGLCTPHAVYKLVKALRSEVGIPVHFHTHDSSGIAGASVIKAAEAGVDVVDLAISSLSGLTSQPNLNSIVNALRGDKRDTGLDLDFLNELSIYYEAVRQYYGPFDTSPKFGSAEVYTHEMPGGQYTNLREQARALGLGTRWPEVVRYYHEVNQLLGDIVKVTPSSKVVGDLSMFLLTKGVEPADMVNLEPGTAFPESVVDMLSGGLGQPKGGWPKKVQKVVLGDRKAFKGRPGARAEKIDIEATRKELAKKHKVEANDDDLYAYLMYPQVFADLIKYIDEYGHARVLPTPAFFYGLKPGEEITVEIEEGKSLIVKLIYVSEPNADGERTLTFEMNGRARECVILDKSVKSESKKRTKADPADKMQVGSPIPAMVSSVSVTVGQKVSKKDKLCVLEAMKMQTTVYALADGVVDAIEVQTGDQVDSKDLLVRLR; encoded by the coding sequence ATGAAGAAATTACTCGCTGCAAATCGAAGTGAAATCGCCGTCCGTATTTTCCGTTCCGCCACGGAGCTGGGCTGCAGGACAGTTGCCATCTATGCCAATGAAGACCGTTTTGGGGTCCACCGTTTTAAGGCGGACGAATCCTACCTCGTTGGCCAGGGCAAGGGTCCTGTGGCGGCCTATCTCGATATTGAAAGCATCGTGGACCTGGCCAAGGCAAAGGGCGTTGACCTCGTTCACCCCGGCTATGGCTTCCTCTCGGAAAACGCGCACTTCGCAGAAGCTTGTGAGAAGAATGGTATCACATTTGTCGGCCCCAGCCCGGAGCTGCTGGCCCGAATGGGTGACAAAATCGAAGCACGTAAAATTGCGGATCAGGCAAAAGTGCCGACACTGCCCGGCACCGAAGATCCGATTGCCGACCCGGATGAAGCGCTCAAGACGGCCAAAAAGATCGGCTTCCCGCTCATCATCAAGGCTGCCTTCGGCGGCGGCGGTCGTGGTATGCGCGTGGTTAAGGACCCGAAGGATTTAAAAGCATCACTGGAAGAAGCGCAGGGCGAAGCGCAACGTGCCTTTGGCAACTCCGCAGTTTTCCTTGAGCGTTACATCGAGCGCGCCAAGCACATCGAAGTCCAAATTCTTGGTGATAAACAGGGCAACGTGGTCCACCTACACGAGCGCGACTGCTCTGTGCAGCGCCGCCACCAGAAGGTTGTGGAAATCGCCCCATCAATCGGCCTGCCCGATGACGTGCGGAGCGCGCTTTGCGATGCTGCCGTGCAGATTGCAAAGTCGATCGGCTACTACAGTGCGGGCACAGTGGAGTTCCTTTACGATCTCGATACAGACGAATGGTTCTTTATCGAGATGAACCCCCGCATCCAGGTTGAACACACCGTAACCGAAGTCATCACCGGCATTGATATCGTGCGCAGCCAGGTGCTCATTGCACAAGGGCACAGCCTCTTCAGTGATGAGGTCGGCATCCCGCAACAGGGGGACATCCCGCGCAATGGTGTCGCCATTCAGGCACGTATTACCACGGAAGACCCGGAGAAGAATTTTGCCCCCGACTACGGTAAGATCGTCAACTACCGCTCAGCCGCAGGCTTTGGCATTCGCCTCGACGGCGCCATGGGGGACACGGGTTCCGTCATCACGCCATACTATGATTCACTGCTCGTTAAACTGACAGCTTCGGCAAGCAGCTTTGAGCTGGCCATCCAGCGCATGGATCGCGCCCTCAGCGAAATGCGCATCCGCGGGGTAAAAACCAACATACCCTTCATCGAGAACGTCATTAATCATCCGATCTTTTCATCGGGTAAGGCGACCACGACCTTAATCGATACATCGAAAGACCTTTTCAAATTCAAACGTCGCCGTGACCGTGCGACCAAGCTGCTGAAGCTGCTCGGACAAACCATTGTCAACGGCAATGATCAGGTCAAAGGGCGCCCGGTGCCGACCATGGACCTGCCCGTAATCATTCCGGAGCACGACCACACGAACAAGCTGCCCAAGGGAACCAAGGACTATCTGACCAAGTACGGCCCGGAGAAGTTTGCGGAGTGGACGCGCAAACAAAAGAAGCTGCTGGTGACCGATACGACCATGCGCGACGCACACCAGTCGCTGCTCGCTGCCCGCATGCGCAGTTATGATCAGCTACTGGTGGCCGATGCCGTAGCCCAGCGCGCTGGCGACCTTTACTCTTTGGAATGCTGGGGTGGTGCGACCTTCGATACCTCCATGCGCTTCCTGCATGAGAATCCCTTCAAGCGTTTGCGTCGACTGCGCGAGCGAATTCCCAACGTCTGTTTTCAGATGCTCCTGCGTGGTGCCAACGGCGTCGGCTATTCCAATTACCCGGACAACGTGATCCGCGGCTTTATCAAGCACTCCGCAGAATCAGGAATGGATATTTTCCGTGTCTTCGACTCGCTCAACTACCTGCCCAACCTCAAGGTGGCGATGGAGTCCATCCGCAAGGACACGAACTCCGTTTGCGAAGGCACCATCTGCTACACCGGAGATATCCTCGACCCCAAGCGCGACAAGTATTCCCTGAAATACTATGTCGATATGGCAAAAGAACTGGAGAAGATGGGCGCACACATACTTGCACTCAAGGACATGTCCGGCCTCTGCACGCCACATGCCGTCTACAAGCTGGTCAAAGCCTTGCGCAGTGAAGTAGGCATCCCGGTTCACTTCCATACCCATGACTCTTCCGGTATTGCCGGAGCATCGGTCATCAAGGCCGCCGAAGCGGGTGTCGATGTCGTCGATCTGGCCATCTCCTCACTTTCCGGGCTTACCTCACAGCCCAACCTGAACTCCATCGTGAACGCGCTCCGTGGCGATAAGCGCGACACCGGGCTGGACCTCGACTTCCTGAACGAGCTTTCCATCTACTATGAGGCTGTTCGCCAATACTACGGCCCCTTCGATACCAGTCCGAAGTTTGGCTCGGCCGAAGTATATACCCACGAGATGCCCGGTGGCCAGTATACCAATCTGCGTGAGCAGGCCCGTGCTCTCGGCCTTGGTACCCGCTGGCCCGAAGTCGTTCGCTATTATCATGAAGTCAACCAGCTTTTGGGTGACATCGTAAAGGTCACCCCATCGTCCAAAGTTGTGGGCGACCTCTCCATGTTCCTGCTGACCAAGGGTGTCGAACCCGCCGACATGGTCAACCTGGAACCCGGAACAGCATTCCCGGAATCCGTCGTCGATATGCTCTCTGGTGGCCTTGGTCAGCCCAAGGGCGGATGGCCGAAAAAGGTGCAAAAGGTAGTACTCGGCGATCGCAAGGCGTTCAAAGGCCGCCCGGGTGCCCGTGCGGAAAAGATCGATATCGAAGCCACACGCAAGGAACTGGCAAAGAAGCACAAGGTTGAAGCCAATGACGACGACCTTTATGCTTACCTGATGTATCCGCAGGTCTTCGCCGACCTGATAAAATATATAGACGAATACGGCCATGCCCGCGTCCTGCCAACACCGGCCTTTTTCTACGGCCTCAAACCGGGCGAGGAGATCACGGTAGAGATCGAGGAAGGTAAGTCGCTCATCGTAAAGCTCATTTACGTTTCCGAGCCCAATGCAGATGGCGAACGGACCCTTACCTTTGAGATGAATGGTCGCGCCCGCGAATGCGTTATCCTCGACAAATCGGTCAAGTCCGAGTCAAAGAAACGCACCAAGGCAGATCCTGCCGACAAGATGCAAGTCGGCTCACCGATCCCGGCCATGGTCAGCAGCGTATCCGTTACTGTCGGCCAGAAAGTCAGCAAGAAGGATAAACTTTGCGTGCTCGAAGCAATGAAAATGCAAACCACCGTTTATGCCCTGGCAGATGGCGTAGTTGACGCCATCGAAGTGCAGACTGGCGACCAGGTTGACTCAAAGGACCTGCTCGTAAGACTGCGTTAG
- the pdxH gene encoding pyridoxamine 5'-phosphate oxidase: MNPSDLRREYKAAALDEDSVDANPVAQFRLWFEQACSADLVEPNAMSLSTVDSEGRPNIRTVLLKAYDDRGFVFYTNYTGNKAEEISQNTNVALLFPWLPLERQVKILGRAEKVSTAESMKYFLSRPHGSRLGAWVSNQSKVISGRKVLEMKLEEIKRKFADGEIPLPDFWGGYRVVPRLIEFWQGRESRLHDRIQFEQTNDDQWSVSRLAP; this comes from the coding sequence ATGAATCCTTCCGATCTCAGACGCGAATACAAGGCGGCAGCCTTGGATGAAGACTCAGTGGATGCCAATCCTGTGGCACAGTTCCGGCTCTGGTTTGAGCAAGCCTGCTCGGCAGACCTGGTCGAGCCCAACGCGATGAGTCTTTCGACCGTCGATTCGGAAGGTCGCCCCAACATCCGAACTGTTCTCCTCAAAGCCTACGATGATCGCGGTTTTGTTTTTTACACCAATTACACTGGAAACAAGGCTGAAGAAATCTCACAAAACACCAATGTCGCCCTCCTCTTTCCCTGGCTGCCTCTGGAGCGTCAGGTGAAAATTCTTGGCCGAGCCGAAAAAGTCTCCACCGCGGAGTCGATGAAATATTTCCTCAGCCGCCCGCATGGCAGTCGCCTCGGGGCCTGGGTTTCCAACCAGAGCAAAGTCATCAGCGGGCGCAAGGTCCTCGAAATGAAGCTTGAAGAAATAAAGCGCAAATTCGCCGACGGCGAAATCCCCCTCCCCGACTTCTGGGGCGGCTACCGCGTCGTCCCCCGCCTCATTGAATTCTGGCAAGGCCGCGAAAGCCGACTCCATGATCGGATTCAATTCGAGCAGACGAACGATGATCAATGGTCGGTGTCGAGACTGGCGCCGTAG